One genomic region from Amycolatopsis sp. FBCC-B4732 encodes:
- a CDS encoding phosphoglycerate mutase family protein, translated as MKMILLRHAESLGNVDELAYTRIPDHALPLTEKGEREALAAGPEIARLLDGERPAVYVSPYLRTRETLRLLDIEASCDRLLQEPRLREQDWGNLQDPADQEVQKARRNEFGHFFYRLPFGESGADVDDRVAAFLSDLRLRDERHPETVLIVSHGLTLRLLCRRLFGWSIELFESLSNPGTCEYRVLEEQDGKWTLDRPFAQWRDSPDGETQL; from the coding sequence GTGAAGATGATCCTGCTGCGGCACGCCGAGTCGCTCGGCAACGTCGACGAGCTCGCCTACACGCGGATCCCCGACCACGCGCTGCCGCTGACGGAGAAGGGCGAGCGGGAAGCGCTCGCGGCCGGCCCGGAGATCGCCCGGCTGCTCGACGGCGAGCGGCCCGCCGTCTACGTGAGCCCGTACCTGCGGACGCGGGAAACGTTGCGGCTGCTGGACATCGAGGCGTCGTGCGATCGGCTGCTGCAGGAGCCGCGGCTGCGCGAGCAGGACTGGGGCAACCTGCAGGACCCGGCCGACCAGGAGGTCCAGAAGGCGCGGCGCAACGAGTTCGGGCACTTCTTCTACCGGCTCCCGTTCGGCGAGTCGGGCGCGGACGTCGACGACCGCGTCGCGGCGTTCCTTTCGGACCTGCGCCTGCGCGACGAACGTCACCCGGAGACGGTCCTGATCGTCTCCCACGGACTCACGCTGCGGTTGCTGTGCCGCCGCCTCTTCGGCTGGAGCATCGAGCTGTTCGAGTCGCTGTCCAACCCGGGGACCTGCGAGTACCGCGTCCTCGAGGAGCAGGACGGCAAGTGGACACTGGACCGCCCGTTCGCCCAGTGGCGGGACTCACCCGACGGGGAAACGCAGCTCTAG
- a CDS encoding cytochrome c oxidase assembly protein: MSEQSVTKSDVPTQRRASVLPLLSVGVLLAAVVAVGLIALTGGAGYVIAGLPDPGLVTQYGVTVVRVLSEAASVICVGSLLLAAFLVPPQKSGTLGPEGYGALRAAGIAAWVWFAAALLSVAFTAADTAGKPFGDILDPQTLLDLVGAIEQPKAWLWTALIAVLVALGCRLALTWGWTAVLFGFAVVGLVPVAVTGHSASGGSHDVATNSLLFHLVAAALWVGGLIAVLALGYRRGSHLSLAAQRFSRLALVCWVVMLLSGVVNALVRIGLNDLFTTDYGLLVVAKTVALLLLGVFGHQQRQKGVADLVDGKGGGQLLRLAAVEIVIMFVTIGIASGLARTPPPADAVTQPSTTELLIGYNLDGPPTLWRLLFDTRFDLVYGVLALVMGGLYLAGVRRLLRRGDPWPVGRTVAWISGCVVLLIATSSGIGRYAPAMFSVHMGNHMLLSMVAPVLFVLGGPVTLALRALPAAGKENPPGPREWLVAFVHSPVSRFLTHPVVALLLFVGSFYALYFSGLFDNALNYHWAHLIMNGHFLLAGYVFYWPVIGVDPAPRRIPYLGRLGMMFAAMPFHAFFGVILMSKQAVIGQAFYGQLHLPWVTDLLADQRLGGGIAWAAGEIPVLLVLIALLVQWSRQDEREAKRRDRREAVTGDEELNAYNAMLKNLAEGKRPSGSS, from the coding sequence GTGTCCGAGCAGTCCGTCACGAAATCCGACGTCCCCACGCAGCGGCGGGCCAGCGTGCTGCCCCTGCTCTCGGTCGGCGTGCTGCTGGCCGCCGTCGTCGCGGTCGGGCTGATCGCCCTCACCGGCGGGGCGGGCTACGTCATCGCCGGCCTCCCCGATCCGGGCCTGGTCACGCAGTACGGCGTCACCGTCGTGCGCGTGCTGTCCGAAGCCGCGTCGGTGATCTGCGTCGGGTCGCTGTTGCTGGCCGCGTTCCTGGTGCCGCCGCAGAAGTCGGGCACGCTCGGCCCCGAGGGCTACGGCGCACTGCGCGCCGCCGGGATCGCCGCCTGGGTGTGGTTCGCCGCCGCCCTGCTGTCGGTCGCCTTCACCGCCGCGGACACCGCCGGGAAGCCGTTCGGCGACATCCTCGACCCGCAGACGCTGCTCGACCTCGTCGGCGCCATCGAGCAGCCGAAGGCCTGGCTGTGGACGGCGCTGATCGCGGTGCTCGTCGCGCTCGGCTGCCGGCTCGCGCTCACCTGGGGCTGGACGGCGGTGCTGTTCGGGTTCGCCGTCGTCGGCCTGGTCCCGGTCGCGGTCACCGGCCACTCCGCCAGCGGCGGCTCGCACGACGTCGCCACCAACAGCCTGCTGTTCCACCTGGTCGCCGCGGCGCTGTGGGTCGGCGGGCTGATCGCGGTGCTGGCGCTGGGTTACCGGCGCGGGAGCCACCTGAGCCTGGCCGCGCAGCGGTTCTCGCGGCTGGCGCTGGTGTGCTGGGTCGTGATGCTGCTCTCCGGCGTGGTCAACGCGCTGGTCCGGATCGGCCTGAACGACCTCTTCACCACCGACTACGGCCTGCTGGTCGTGGCCAAGACGGTCGCGCTGCTGCTGCTCGGGGTGTTCGGCCACCAGCAGCGCCAGAAGGGCGTCGCCGACCTCGTGGACGGCAAGGGCGGCGGGCAGCTGCTGCGGCTGGCCGCGGTCGAGATCGTGATCATGTTCGTCACGATCGGGATCGCGTCGGGGCTCGCGCGGACGCCGCCACCGGCGGACGCGGTCACCCAGCCGTCCACCACCGAACTGCTGATCGGCTACAACCTCGACGGCCCGCCGACGCTGTGGCGGCTGCTCTTCGACACCCGCTTCGACCTCGTCTACGGCGTCCTCGCGCTCGTCATGGGCGGGCTGTACCTGGCGGGGGTCCGGCGGTTGCTGCGCCGCGGCGACCCGTGGCCGGTCGGCCGCACGGTCGCCTGGATCAGCGGCTGCGTGGTACTGCTGATCGCGACGTCGTCCGGCATCGGCCGGTACGCGCCCGCGATGTTCAGCGTCCACATGGGCAACCACATGCTGCTGTCGATGGTGGCGCCGGTGCTGTTCGTGCTCGGCGGGCCGGTGACGCTCGCCCTGCGCGCGCTGCCCGCGGCGGGCAAGGAGAACCCGCCGGGGCCGCGCGAGTGGCTCGTCGCCTTCGTGCACTCCCCGGTGTCGCGGTTCCTGACCCACCCGGTGGTCGCGCTGCTGCTGTTCGTCGGGTCGTTCTACGCGCTGTACTTCTCCGGCCTGTTCGACAACGCGCTGAACTACCACTGGGCGCACCTGATCATGAACGGGCACTTCCTGCTCGCCGGGTACGTCTTCTACTGGCCGGTGATCGGCGTCGACCCGGCGCCGCGGCGGATCCCGTACCTCGGCCGGCTCGGGATGATGTTCGCCGCGATGCCGTTCCACGCGTTCTTCGGCGTGATCCTGATGAGCAAGCAGGCCGTCATCGGGCAGGCGTTCTACGGCCAGCTGCACCTGCCGTGGGTGACCGACCTGCTCGCCGACCAGCGGCTCGGCGGCGGCATCGCCTGGGCGGCCGGCGAGATCCCGGTGCTGCTGGTGCTGATCGCGCTGCTGGTGCAGTGGTCGCGTCAGGACGAGCGCGAGGCGAAGCGGCGTGACCGGCGCGAAGCGGTCACCGGCGACGAAGAATTGAACGCCTACAACGCGATGCTCAAGAACCTCGCCGAGGGCAAGCGACCCTCGGGTTCCAGTTGA
- the ettA gene encoding energy-dependent translational throttle protein EttA → MAEFIYTMKKVRKTVGDKVILDDVSTAFYPGAKIGVVGPNGAGKSTVLKIMAGIEQASNGEAFLQPGASVGILMQEPELNEEKTVRENVEEGLGEIKVKLDRYNEVLKLMETEYTEELMEEMGQLQEELDHADAWEIDSTVEQAMDALRCPPPDEGVSHLSGGERRRVALCKLLLSAPDLLLLDEPTNHLDAESVLWLEQFLSRYAGAVLAVTHDRYFLDNVAQWIMEIDRGRVVGYEGNYSTYLEKKRERLEVQGKKDQKLAKRLKTELEWVRSNAKARQTKSRSRLDRYEEMAAEADKHRKLDFEEIQIPPGPRLGNVVVEVEKLKKGFDERVLIDGLSFDLPRNGIVGVIGPNGVGKTTLFKTIVGLEEPDNGVVKIGETVKLSYVDQNRGGIDPKKTVWQVVSDELDYIHVGQTEMPSRAYVSAFGFKGPDQQKPAGVLSGGERNRLNLALTLKQGGNLILLDEPTNDLDVETLGSLENALEQFPGCAVVISHDRWFLDRVATHILAWEGTDEDPAKWFWFEGNFEGYEKNKVERMGAEAARPHRVTHRKLTRD, encoded by the coding sequence ATGGCCGAGTTCATCTACACCATGAAGAAGGTGCGCAAGACCGTCGGGGACAAGGTCATCCTCGACGACGTCAGCACCGCGTTCTACCCCGGCGCCAAGATCGGCGTGGTCGGGCCGAACGGTGCCGGTAAGTCCACCGTTCTCAAGATCATGGCGGGGATCGAGCAGGCCAGCAACGGCGAAGCGTTCCTCCAGCCCGGCGCGAGCGTCGGCATCCTCATGCAGGAGCCGGAGCTCAACGAGGAGAAGACGGTCCGGGAGAACGTCGAAGAGGGCCTGGGCGAGATCAAGGTCAAGCTCGACCGGTACAACGAGGTCCTCAAGCTCATGGAGACCGAGTACACCGAAGAGCTGATGGAAGAGATGGGACAGCTCCAGGAGGAGCTGGACCACGCCGACGCCTGGGAGATCGACTCGACGGTCGAGCAGGCCATGGACGCGCTGCGCTGCCCGCCGCCGGACGAAGGCGTCTCCCACCTCTCCGGTGGTGAGCGCCGCCGCGTCGCGCTGTGCAAGCTGCTGCTGTCGGCGCCGGACCTGCTGCTGCTCGACGAGCCCACCAACCACCTGGACGCCGAAAGTGTCCTGTGGCTGGAGCAGTTCCTCTCCCGCTACGCCGGCGCCGTCCTCGCCGTCACCCACGACCGGTACTTCCTGGACAACGTGGCCCAGTGGATCATGGAGATCGACCGCGGCCGCGTCGTCGGCTACGAGGGCAACTACTCGACGTACCTGGAGAAGAAGCGCGAGCGCCTCGAGGTCCAGGGCAAGAAGGACCAGAAGCTCGCGAAGCGCCTGAAGACCGAGCTCGAGTGGGTGCGGTCGAACGCCAAGGCGCGCCAGACCAAGTCCCGCTCGCGCCTCGACCGCTACGAGGAGATGGCGGCCGAGGCGGACAAGCACCGCAAGCTCGACTTCGAAGAGATCCAGATCCCGCCGGGCCCGCGGCTGGGCAACGTCGTGGTCGAGGTCGAGAAGCTCAAGAAGGGCTTCGACGAGCGCGTCCTCATCGACGGCCTGTCGTTCGACCTGCCGCGCAACGGCATCGTCGGCGTGATCGGCCCGAACGGTGTCGGCAAGACGACGCTGTTCAAGACGATCGTCGGGCTCGAGGAGCCGGACAACGGCGTCGTCAAGATCGGCGAGACGGTCAAGCTGTCCTATGTGGACCAGAACCGCGGCGGCATCGACCCGAAGAAGACCGTGTGGCAGGTCGTTTCCGACGAGCTGGACTACATCCACGTCGGCCAGACCGAAATGCCGTCGCGCGCGTACGTCAGCGCGTTCGGCTTCAAGGGCCCGGACCAGCAGAAGCCGGCGGGCGTGCTCTCCGGTGGTGAGCGCAACCGGCTCAACCTGGCGCTGACGCTCAAGCAGGGCGGGAACCTGATCCTGCTCGACGAGCCGACGAACGACCTGGACGTCGAGACGCTGGGCTCGCTGGAGAACGCGCTGGAGCAGTTCCCCGGCTGCGCCGTCGTGATTTCGCACGACCGGTGGTTCCTCGACCGGGTCGCGACGCACATCCTGGCCTGGGAAGGTACGGACGAAGACCCGGCCAAGTGGTTCTGGTTCGAGGGCAACTTCGAAGGGTACGAGAAGAACAAGGTGGAGCGGATGGGCGCCGAGGCCGCCCGCCCGCACCGTGTCACCCACCGCAAGCTGACCCGCGACTGA